ATGAGAAACCGGCTCGCCCGCATCATCAAGCCCGCCACCGGAAGGACCGTCATGCTGGCCGTGGACCACGGGTATTTCCTCGGGCCCACGACGGGCCTGGAGGACCTGAGGACCGTCCTGGAGCCCCTGCTTCCTTACGCCGACGCGCTGATGCCCACCCGGGGCGGGCTCCGGACCTCGGTCTCCCCCCTCTTCGACACTCCCGTGGTGCTCAGGGTGTCGGGGGCAAACAGCATCCTCGGGGAGCTCAGCAACGAGGAAATCACGGTGGCCATGGAGGACGCCGCGAGGCTCAACGTCTCGGCCGTGGCCCTCTCCATTTACGTGGGCGCGCAGTACCAGAAGCAGACCCTCCAGAACCTGGCCCGGCTCATCGACGAGGGCACCCGCTGGGGCATCCCGGTGCTGGCCGTCACCGCCGTGGGAAAGGACATGGTCAGGGACGCCCGCTACCTGGCCCTGGCCTGCCGCATAGCCGCCGAGCTGGGGGCGCACTTCGTCAAGACCTATTACTGCGACGATTTCGAGCGGGTGGTGCAGACCTGTCCGGTCCCTCTGGTGATGGCCGGGGGCAAGAAGCTCCCGGAGCCCGACGCTCTCAAGCTCACCGGCAACGCCGTCCGCCGCGGGGCGGCCGGCGTGGACATGGGGCGCAACATCTTTCAGGCCGAGGACCCGGTGGCCATGATACAGGCCGTCCGCGCGGTGGTCCACGAGGGCATGAGCCCCAGGAAGGCCCATGACATGTACCTGTCGCTCAAGGCCTCGGGCAGGAGGAGGCCGAGATGAGCACGGTCTCGGCAAAAGTGACCTTCGTCGACGGCCTCCAGTTCGTGGGCGAGACCGGTTCGGGCCACGCGGTGGTCATGGACGGCGTGGAGAAGTTCGGGGGCAGGGACTCGGGGCCCCGGCCCATGGAGATGCTTCTCCTGGGGCTCGGCGGCTGCACCGGCATGGACGTGGTCTCCATCCTCAGGAAGAAAAAGCAGGCCCTCACCGGCCTTGAAATCAGGGTCGAGGGCGGCAAGGCGGAGGAGCATCCCCAGGGGTTCGAGCAGATACGCCTGGTCTATGCGGTGCGGGGCAGGGGTGTCGAGGAGGCAGCCGTCAAGCGCGCCATAGAGCTTTCCATGGAGAAATACTGCTCGGTCAAGGCAACCCTGGAGGGGACGGCCAGGATAGAGTTCTCCTACACCATACAAGAGGCGTAGCCCCCGGCCATGGGAGAGCAAGGGGGCGGAGTCCTCTTCAAGCTCGTGGCTACGGTGGGCTACCTGGGGTTCGTGCCCGTGGCCCCGGGGACCATGGGAACCCTGGCGGCGCTGGCCGTGGTGGCCCTGACAAAACTGCCCTGGCCTTCCTACCTGATACTGACGATAGCCTCCGTACTGGGCGGCACCTGGGCGGCCGATAAGATGGAAAGGGTCATGGGAGAGAAGGACCCCGGCTGCATCGTCATCGACGAGTTCGCCGGCTTCCTGGTGGCCATGGCCTTCCTGCCCCGGACGATGGGATATTTCCTTGCGGCTTTCATTTTATTCAGGGTTTTCGATATACTGAAGCCGCCGCCCATAGACGGGCTGCAGAGCTCGGGGGGCGGCTGGGGGGTGATGGTGGACGACCTCGCCGCGGGCCTCCTTGTCAACCTGCTGCTTCAGGCCTGGCGTCTTTTGGCATAGGAGGGCCTGCTTTCCCGGAGCCGGAAGAGCCTTCCGTCTTTTTACGGCGACCCTATGGACTTTCGATGTTTCGTGGCAGTAGAGCTTCCCGATGCCCTCAAGGACCTCATCGGCAAGGGCACCGAGCACCTCCGCTCAAAGGGCGGGAAGGTGCGGTGGACGCCCGCCCGGAACTTCCACCTGACCCTGAAGTTCCTGGGCGAAACCCCCGAGAGCATGCTCCCCGATATCGAGGCGCGCCTCGGGGAGGCTGTCAAAGGGCACGGGGCCTTCAGCGTCCGGTTCCGGGGCGTGGGGGTCTTCCCCGACCCCCGGCGCCCCCGGGTGATATGGATAGGCGTGGAAAACCCGGAGCCCCTTCAAAGGCTGCAGGCCGGCGTGGAGGAGGCCCTCGTCTCCCTGGGGTTCGAGGACGAGGGAAGGCCCTACAACCCCCACCTCACGCTGGGGAGGGTGAAGGACCCCCGGGGGGCGGGCCCCCTGATGGGGGTGCTTCGGGAGATGGAGCAGGCCGATTTCGGACAGATGCGGGTGCAGGGCGTCTCCCTCGTCAGAAGCGACCTGGGGCCCGGCGGCTCCCGTTATACGCGGCTTTTCAGGGTTGCTCTGGAGGGCGGGGAACCCCTTGGAGAAAACGGGGCATATGCGTTATAGTGTATAGGTTATACCGGCATTCAGCATGCGAGGAGGAGGGATGAACAAGGACAGGATGAAGGCCCTGGAATCGGCCATCGCGCAGATAGAGAAGAGCTTCGGGAAGGGCGCCATCATGAGGCTCGGGGACCAGGAGGTCGAGCACGTGCAGACCATCCCCTCGGGCTCTCTGGCCCTGGACCTGGCCACCGGCATCGGCGGGTATCCCCGCGGACGGGTGGTGGAGATATACGGTCCCGAGTCCTCGGGAAAGACCACCCTGGCGCTGACGGCCATCGCCCAGGCCCAGCGGGCCGGGGGCGCGGCGGCCTTCATCGACGCCGAGCATGCCCTGGACGTGGTCTACGCCGGGAGGCTGGGGGTTCAGGTCGAGGACCTCCTGGTTGCGCAGCCCGACACGGGGGAGCAGGCCCTGGAGGTGGCCGAGACCCTGGTCAGAAGCGGCGCTCTGGACATCGTCGTCATCGATTCCGTGGCGGCCCTCGTGCCCAAGGCCGAGATAGAGGGCGAGATGGGCGACTCGCTGCCGGGGCTTCAGGCGCGCTTGATGAGCCAGGCCATGCGGAAGCTCACGGCGGCCATCTCCAAGAGCAAGACCACCCTGATATTCATCAACCAGATACGGATGAAGATAGGGGTGATGTTCGGCAACCCCGAGACCACCACGGGGGGCAACGCCCTGAAGTTCTACTCCTCGATGAGGCTGGACATCCGGCGCATCGACACCATCAAGGAAAGCCAGACCCTGATAGGCGGGCGGGCCCGGGTCAAGGTGGTCAAGAACAAAATGGCCCCGCCCTTCAGGCAGGCGGAGTTCGACATCTACTTCAACGAGGGCATCTCCCGCGAGGGAGAGCTCGTGGACCTCGGCGTGGACAGGAGCATCATCGAGAAGGCGGGCGCCTGGTACAGCTACGACGGCAGACGCATCGGGCAGGGGCGCGAGAACGTCAAGAAGTTCCTCAAGGACAACCCGGAGGTCCAGAAGGAGATAGAGACAAAAATCATGGCATCCCTAGGGGGCTGACATGCCGGATATCAAGGAGCTTCTGAAGGCAGCCATCGACAGGGGGGCGTCGGACCTTCATCTGAAGGTGGGCTCTCCCCCCGTGCTCAGGATCCATGGGAGGCTGGTCGCCACGGACTCCGCGGAGCGCATCACCTACGAGGAGGGCATGAAGCTGGGCCTTTCGGTTATGACGCCCGGGCAGAGGGAGGCCTTCAAGAAGAAAAACGACCTGGACTTCGCCTACAGCGTGCCCGGCCTGGGCAGGTTCCGCTGCAACGTGTTCGTCCAGAGGGGGGCCATAGGGGTCGTTTTCCGGCTCATCCCCATGAAGGTGCCCACCATCGCCGAGCTGAACCTGCCGTCCATCCTGAGCGATGTCTCCCTTTCGGGCAGGGGGCTCATCCTGGTCACCGGCACCACCGGGAGCGGCAAGACGACGACGCTGGCCTCGATGATAGACCACGTCAACGCCAACAGGACCGTCAACATCGTCACCAACGAGGACCCCATCGAGTACCGTCAGCGGGACAAGCGCGGCATCGTCAACCAGCGCGAGGTGGGCACGGACACCCTTTCGTTCAGCGTGGCCCTGAGGGCCGCCTTGAGGCAGGACCCCGACGTCATCCTGGTGGGGGAGATGCGCGACCTGGAGACCATGGAGATTGCCATGTCGGCGGCGGAGACCGGGCATCTGGTCATGAGCACCCTGCACACCCTGGACGCCGCGGAGACGGTCAACAGGATAATCTCGTCCTTCCCGCCGCACCAGCACAACCAGATTCGCACGCAGCTGGCCTCCATCCTGAGGGGCATCATCTCCCTGAGGCTCATGCCCCGGGCCGACGGGAAGGGACGGGTCCCCGCGGTGGAGGTGCTGGTGGCCACCTCCCTTATCAGGGAGTGCATCACGGACCCCGCGAAGACCCCTCTCATGCGGGACTACATCGCCCAGGGTAAGCTGCATTACGGGATGCAGACCTTCGACCAGTCCATCCTGGAGCACCTGAAGGGCGGCGTGGTCGCTTACGAGGAGGCCCTCCAGTGGGCCACCAATCCCGAGGACTTCAAGCTCAAGGTCAAGGGCGTGCACTCCACCTCCGAGTTCTCGGAGGACGACCTGCCGGACATCGACTCCCCGGACGACGACATCGAGATAGAGAGGTTCTCCAAGTAGGGGAAGGATGCCGGAAGAGTTTCGCCGGGCCCTCGGGCACGCCGTCAGGCTCCTCAGATACCGTGAGAGGAGCAGGAAGGAGCTGGCCTTTCGCCTAGGGAAAAAGGGCCATGGCCCGGAGGTGGTGCAGGAGGTCCTCGAGTTTCTCGATGAGCAGGGCCTTCTGGATGACGCCCGGTGGGCGCGGACCCTGCGCGGGAGGGCCGAAGACGTCCGCCTCCTGGGGGAGGCGGGAGCCCGCCGCTACCTGGAGGCCATGGGCATAGGTTCGGGCGATGCCCGGGAGGCCCTCGAGGCGTACGACGAGCAGGGGGTCGCGCGGAGGCTCGTCCAGAGGGAGCGGCGGCGGATGGCGCACCTGCCCGAAGGCGTGCGGAAGAGGCGGATTCTCGGGAGCCTGAGGCGGAGGGGCTTTTCCTCGCGCTCCGCGCGGAGGGCCCTGAGAGAGGACATCGAGGAGGAGGACGAGTAATGCGGATATGGTTTGCGGCTGCCGTTTTGCTTGTGTTTCTGGCGGGGTGCTCAAAGGGGGTGAGATACTCGCCTTCCGAGATAGACGCGTTTTCCCCGGACGTGCAGGAACACATCAAGAAGGGTGAGATAGCGCTGGGGATGAGCCCGACGGCCGTGCGGTACGCCTGGGGCGCTCCCAAGGACGTGAAAATCCCCGGGCCCGACAAGCAGGGCCGGTTCGTCGAGATATGGACCTACGGGCGGTTCCCGGGCACGGAGACCAAGCTCATCTTCGCCGATGGCGTGCTGACCGGCCTTATGGGCAATGAGAAGAAACCCCTTATCAAGATAGAGCCCCCGCAAGAGGCGCGATGAAAGGCAGCGAAATCCGGCACCTTTTCCTTGAGTATTTCAGGGAGAAGGGGCACGAGGTGGTACCCAGTTCCTCTCTTGTGCCGCGCAGCGACCCCTCGCTGCTTTTTACCAACGCCGGCATGGTGCAGTTCAAGGGGGTCTTCCTAGGGCAGGAGAAGCGCGATTACGCCCGGGCCGCGACGTGCCAGA
The genomic region above belongs to Nitrospirota bacterium and contains:
- the lsrF gene encoding 3-hydroxy-5-phosphonooxypentane-2,4-dione thiolase, with translation MADTDGMVQGKGRAQAPARARKNRRTRNDGAFQASEEAHAKGALSGGHAMDWGMRNRLARIIKPATGRTVMLAVDHGYFLGPTTGLEDLRTVLEPLLPYADALMPTRGGLRTSVSPLFDTPVVLRVSGANSILGELSNEEITVAMEDAARLNVSAVALSIYVGAQYQKQTLQNLARLIDEGTRWGIPVLAVTAVGKDMVRDARYLALACRIAAELGAHFVKTYYCDDFERVVQTCPVPLVMAGGKKLPEPDALKLTGNAVRRGAAGVDMGRNIFQAEDPVAMIQAVRAVVHEGMSPRKAHDMYLSLKASGRRRPR
- a CDS encoding OsmC family protein; the protein is MSTVSAKVTFVDGLQFVGETGSGHAVVMDGVEKFGGRDSGPRPMEMLLLGLGGCTGMDVVSILRKKKQALTGLEIRVEGGKAEEHPQGFEQIRLVYAVRGRGVEEAAVKRAIELSMEKYCSVKATLEGTARIEFSYTIQEA
- a CDS encoding phosphatidylglycerophosphatase A encodes the protein MGEQGGGVLFKLVATVGYLGFVPVAPGTMGTLAALAVVALTKLPWPSYLILTIASVLGGTWAADKMERVMGEKDPGCIVIDEFAGFLVAMAFLPRTMGYFLAAFILFRVFDILKPPPIDGLQSSGGGWGVMVDDLAAGLLVNLLLQAWRLLA
- the thpR gene encoding RNA 2',3'-cyclic phosphodiesterase, producing MAVELPDALKDLIGKGTEHLRSKGGKVRWTPARNFHLTLKFLGETPESMLPDIEARLGEAVKGHGAFSVRFRGVGVFPDPRRPRVIWIGVENPEPLQRLQAGVEEALVSLGFEDEGRPYNPHLTLGRVKDPRGAGPLMGVLREMEQADFGQMRVQGVSLVRSDLGPGGSRYTRLFRVALEGGEPLGENGAYAL
- the recA gene encoding recombinase RecA; protein product: MNKDRMKALESAIAQIEKSFGKGAIMRLGDQEVEHVQTIPSGSLALDLATGIGGYPRGRVVEIYGPESSGKTTLALTAIAQAQRAGGAAAFIDAEHALDVVYAGRLGVQVEDLLVAQPDTGEQALEVAETLVRSGALDIVVIDSVAALVPKAEIEGEMGDSLPGLQARLMSQAMRKLTAAISKSKTTLIFINQIRMKIGVMFGNPETTTGGNALKFYSSMRLDIRRIDTIKESQTLIGGRARVKVVKNKMAPPFRQAEFDIYFNEGISREGELVDLGVDRSIIEKAGAWYSYDGRRIGQGRENVKKFLKDNPEVQKEIETKIMASLGG
- a CDS encoding PilT/PilU family type 4a pilus ATPase, whose translation is MPDIKELLKAAIDRGASDLHLKVGSPPVLRIHGRLVATDSAERITYEEGMKLGLSVMTPGQREAFKKKNDLDFAYSVPGLGRFRCNVFVQRGAIGVVFRLIPMKVPTIAELNLPSILSDVSLSGRGLILVTGTTGSGKTTTLASMIDHVNANRTVNIVTNEDPIEYRQRDKRGIVNQREVGTDTLSFSVALRAALRQDPDVILVGEMRDLETMEIAMSAAETGHLVMSTLHTLDAAETVNRIISSFPPHQHNQIRTQLASILRGIISLRLMPRADGKGRVPAVEVLVATSLIRECITDPAKTPLMRDYIAQGKLHYGMQTFDQSILEHLKGGVVAYEEALQWATNPEDFKLKVKGVHSTSEFSEDDLPDIDSPDDDIEIERFSK
- a CDS encoding RecX family transcriptional regulator, whose product is MPEEFRRALGHAVRLLRYRERSRKELAFRLGKKGHGPEVVQEVLEFLDEQGLLDDARWARTLRGRAEDVRLLGEAGARRYLEAMGIGSGDAREALEAYDEQGVARRLVQRERRRMAHLPEGVRKRRILGSLRRRGFSSRSARRALREDIEEEDE